A single Candidatus Cloacimonadota bacterium DNA region contains:
- a CDS encoding Mut7-C RNAse domain-containing protein translates to MENIPRFAVDSMLGKLAKWLRLLGYDTFYRNNIKPVTLLSIAQSEDRTIVTKHRHFLKHPFPVPIIFLRSNTVKEQLREIDSANKLTAEKAFTRCLICNRKTTPIDKEYVRKLIPEYVFRTHDHFHQCIRCGKIYWKGTHLKRAMLLLEKLQF, encoded by the coding sequence ATGGAAAACATACCTCGTTTTGCGGTCGACTCGATGCTTGGTAAGCTGGCAAAATGGCTTCGTTTGCTTGGATATGATACTTTTTACAGGAATAACATCAAGCCCGTAACATTATTAAGTATTGCTCAAAGCGAAGACCGGACTATTGTTACAAAGCATCGTCATTTTTTGAAGCATCCTTTTCCTGTTCCGATAATATTTCTTCGTTCTAACACTGTCAAAGAACAGCTTCGGGAAATCGATAGCGCGAACAAACTAACAGCAGAAAAAGCATTCACGAGATGTCTCATCTGCAATCGAAAGACCACTCCCATAGACAAAGAATATGTGAGGAAGCTTATTCCCGAATATGTTTTTCGTACCCATGATCACTTCCATCAATGTATTCGATGTGGCAAGATTTATTGGAAAGGCACTCATCTTAAGCGAGCGATGCTGTTACTCGAGAAATTACAATTTTAG
- the rpmE gene encoding 50S ribosomal protein L31 translates to MKKDIHPKYQKCVVKCACGNTFETRDTVPEIHVEICSECHPFYTGKKKLMDSAGRIDKFRKKYSKYQVKKEEKEQ, encoded by the coding sequence ATGAAAAAAGATATTCATCCAAAATATCAAAAATGTGTTGTCAAATGCGCATGCGGAAACACCTTTGAGACCAGGGATACCGTTCCGGAAATCCATGTGGAAATCTGCTCGGAATGCCATCCGTTCTATACTGGTAAGAAGAAACTGATGGACAGCGCAGGTCGTATTGACAAGTTCAGAAAGAAATACAGTAAATATCAGGTAAAAAAAGAAGAAAAAGAACAATAG
- a CDS encoding B12-binding domain-containing radical SAM protein encodes MKKRILLLSMPNYTVGFYRGMRVPSLGLSSLSTSLDNTFVEKIVIADLLMVQHNLKHYIIKLLKKFQPHIVGLTCMSFQYETAIEIAKIIKKINRDIITVFGGYHPTLAYDLISDSDEKKYIDYLIRGEGEEALNRLVKALNRKDEIDKIPNVSYKYDGNFIHNSRQPILDLENIKLPDRTSRITKHYSIFGRRGDVVETSRGCTMLCDFCCMPQMYGRTFRKYPIERVIEDIKVTSKLGAEAIFFIDDNIFVNPAHLAELCDQILKNGLQNIHYTIQASVAGIACDQNLVKLMARAGFKVVFLGIENIKKTNVQFLSKDKRVLEQTTYAIELLRSHKIITVGGFILGNPEDDEMSLWDHFDFAQTNCLDVPLFMILTPFLKTSIRNKIIEEGLLTNPDDFSFYDLSHANVRTKYLNQHELNVIKSNMYGRYNTSTLGKHNLVRIQYPRLFFSLLADELPRLFMDNLRKFIYENWKYENFKAGKKREIRRMHRWLLDKRSTIEKELVEYTN; translated from the coding sequence ATGAAAAAGAGAATTTTGCTGCTCTCCATGCCAAACTACACAGTTGGTTTTTATAGGGGAATGCGCGTCCCGTCACTTGGATTATCATCCCTTTCAACCAGTCTCGATAATACATTCGTTGAAAAAATAGTGATCGCTGATCTGCTTATGGTACAGCACAATCTGAAACATTATATCATCAAATTGCTAAAAAAATTCCAGCCCCACATTGTTGGATTGACATGCATGAGTTTTCAATATGAAACGGCAATCGAAATAGCAAAGATAATCAAAAAAATAAATCGGGATATCATAACTGTTTTTGGCGGCTACCACCCAACTCTGGCTTACGATCTGATTTCAGATTCTGATGAGAAAAAGTATATCGATTATCTCATTCGTGGTGAGGGAGAAGAAGCACTCAACAGATTGGTAAAAGCACTCAATAGGAAAGATGAGATTGATAAGATTCCTAATGTATCATATAAGTATGATGGAAATTTTATTCACAATTCACGTCAGCCAATCCTCGATCTTGAGAATATCAAATTACCCGATCGAACTTCTCGAATTACTAAACATTACTCCATTTTTGGTAGAAGAGGTGATGTTGTTGAGACCTCACGCGGCTGCACGATGTTATGTGATTTCTGTTGCATGCCCCAGATGTATGGGAGAACTTTCAGGAAATATCCGATCGAACGGGTGATCGAGGATATAAAAGTAACATCTAAACTTGGTGCTGAAGCAATTTTCTTTATAGACGATAACATCTTTGTGAATCCGGCACACCTTGCAGAATTGTGCGATCAAATTCTCAAAAATGGACTGCAAAATATTCATTATACCATTCAGGCCAGTGTCGCAGGTATTGCATGTGATCAGAATCTAGTAAAACTGATGGCTCGGGCTGGATTCAAAGTTGTTTTCCTCGGTATTGAGAATATAAAGAAAACAAACGTTCAATTCCTTTCAAAAGATAAAAGAGTTCTCGAACAAACCACCTATGCGATAGAATTATTACGAAGCCATAAGATCATAACTGTTGGAGGATTTATTCTTGGAAATCCCGAAGATGATGAAATGAGTCTTTGGGATCACTTTGATTTTGCTCAGACGAACTGTCTTGATGTGCCGCTTTTTATGATCCTTACGCCCTTTTTAAAAACCAGTATTCGTAATAAAATAATCGAAGAAGGACTCCTCACAAATCCTGATGATTTTTCATTTTACGATCTCTCACATGCGAATGTTCGGACAAAATATCTTAATCAGCATGAGCTTAATGTTATAAAAAGCAACATGTATGGAAGGTACAATACATCCACCTTAGGAAAACACAACTTAGTTCGTATTCAGTACCCCAGACTTTTTTTTAGTCTTCTTGCAGATGAATTACCTCGATTGTTTATGGATAATTTACGAAAATTTATTTACGAAAACTGGAAGTATG